A DNA window from Streptomyces bacillaris contains the following coding sequences:
- a CDS encoding SHOCT domain-containing protein, giving the protein MDDYPLLNLFLTMLYLFLWVMWFFLLFKVVTDLFRDHTLNGWAKAGWLIFVILLPYLGVLIYLIVRGRSMHERDAKAVKDSEAAFRQYVREAAGTSGGGSGGSDHVNDLAKLAELKDKGALNEDEYERAKAKLLA; this is encoded by the coding sequence ACGATTACCCGCTCCTGAATCTCTTCCTGACCATGCTGTACCTGTTCCTCTGGGTCATGTGGTTCTTCCTGCTGTTCAAGGTGGTGACGGACCTGTTCCGCGACCACACGCTGAACGGTTGGGCCAAGGCCGGCTGGCTGATCTTCGTCATCCTGCTGCCCTACCTGGGCGTGCTGATCTACCTCATCGTGCGGGGCCGCAGCATGCACGAGCGCGACGCCAAGGCGGTCAAGGACTCGGAGGCGGCCTTCCGGCAGTACGTGAGGGAGGCCGCGGGCACCTCGGGCGGCGGCTCCGGCGGGAGCGACCACGTGAACGATCTGGCCAAGCTCGCCGAACTCAAGGACAAGGGCGCGCTCAACGAGGACGAGTACGAGCGGGCCAAGGCGAAGCTCCTGGCTTGA